From a single Cyclobacterium marinum DSM 745 genomic region:
- a CDS encoding sensor histidine kinase codes for MKFNTALIFLFSGIILLLSEKNNFGSKPLYKTLSYLIIFIGAFTIAEHLGLSIVSIDNLIIPDELTAKNPGRMSPATAICSILIGIGFLADLSSGKNINKVGLYAFKFTAILSLVAIISYVLLIPLSSKSSFFKSMAIHTSGLFLLISTLQLFNNSNSSFHQIVNEDYEGSKLTRKILPIIILFPILSSFIFILAINQEVISTEFGLVAYAAVFIPLSIIYVSYIAVGLNKSEKERRILAKELEDSNKYYLKRFQQGVDQVSLIGTLDTNLNFTYVNDLFCEVLKYNKDEILNKNISILRSGHHNVEFYTDLWKKVESGEIWVNEIKNKAKDGSYHWTLTAIIPFKNEKGEIFEYMSLSQNITDRKTAEESKGEYLKKLEYKNKELEQFAYVASHDLQEPLRTVNNFTELLAKRRTDYFDELGLKSLQFIQDATSRMSELIKNLLDYNRLDKDNILTKINCNQLVKDVEKDLSMNIKDAEATITYNNLPTLMGYETPLRLLFQNLINNAIKFRKKDTKPIIEINAKLNGDEWLFSIQDNGIGIPTKYKDKIFVIFQRLHNKNEYEGSGIGLAHCRKIVDLHQGQIWVDSINDEGSTFYFTIKIKEHD; via the coding sequence ATGAAATTCAATACAGCATTAATCTTTCTTTTTTCGGGAATCATTTTACTCCTATCAGAAAAAAATAATTTCGGATCAAAACCCCTTTATAAGACATTGTCCTATCTAATAATTTTTATTGGGGCATTTACTATAGCTGAGCATTTGGGTTTGTCAATTGTATCCATAGACAACCTGATTATTCCGGATGAATTGACGGCAAAAAACCCCGGAAGAATGTCTCCGGCTACCGCCATTTGTTCAATTTTAATCGGAATTGGATTTTTAGCTGATTTATCATCGGGAAAGAATATCAATAAAGTAGGATTGTATGCATTCAAGTTTACGGCTATACTTTCTCTCGTAGCCATCATTTCGTATGTACTTTTGATACCACTTTCTAGCAAATCTTCATTTTTCAAATCAATGGCCATTCACACTTCCGGGCTATTTCTTTTGATTTCGACCTTACAATTATTTAACAACTCAAATTCTTCTTTTCACCAGATAGTTAATGAGGATTACGAAGGAAGTAAGTTAACTAGAAAAATTTTGCCGATAATTATTCTATTTCCTATACTTTCTAGTTTCATATTCATTCTAGCTATTAATCAGGAAGTCATTTCAACTGAATTTGGCTTGGTAGCATATGCAGCTGTTTTTATACCCTTAAGTATAATTTATGTATCCTATATAGCCGTAGGTCTTAACAAATCTGAGAAAGAACGACGAATACTAGCCAAGGAACTGGAGGACAGCAATAAGTATTACCTCAAACGATTCCAGCAGGGTGTTGATCAGGTATCGCTCATTGGTACATTGGACACCAACCTAAACTTTACTTATGTAAATGATCTATTCTGCGAGGTATTGAAATATAATAAAGATGAAATATTAAATAAAAATATTTCCATTCTACGGTCAGGTCATCATAACGTCGAATTCTATACTGATTTATGGAAAAAAGTTGAATCAGGAGAAATTTGGGTTAATGAAATTAAAAACAAAGCAAAGGATGGCTCCTATCATTGGACATTAACGGCAATTATCCCTTTTAAAAATGAGAAAGGCGAAATTTTTGAATACATGTCCTTGAGTCAAAATATTACTGATAGAAAAACCGCCGAAGAGTCAAAAGGTGAATATCTCAAAAAGTTAGAATATAAAAACAAAGAACTTGAGCAATTTGCTTATGTAGCAAGTCACGATCTCCAAGAACCTTTACGGACCGTTAACAATTTTACAGAATTACTTGCAAAAAGGCGAACCGATTACTTTGATGAATTGGGGTTGAAAAGCTTACAATTCATTCAAGACGCTACAAGCAGAATGAGTGAGCTTATCAAAAATTTATTAGATTATAACCGGTTGGACAAGGACAATATCTTGACTAAGATCAATTGCAACCAATTGGTTAAAGATGTAGAAAAAGACCTTAGCATGAATATCAAAGATGCTGAGGCTACCATAACTTACAATAATCTGCCTACGCTAATGGGTTATGAAACCCCACTGCGTTTGCTGTTCCAGAACCTCATCAATAACGCAATAAAGTTCAGAAAAAAAGACACCAAACCAATTATTGAAATTAATGCCAAACTTAATGGTGATGAATGGCTTTTTTCTATTCAGGACAATGGCATTGGCATTCCTACTAAATATAAGGACAAAATCTTCGTAATTTTCCAAAGACTCCACAACAAAAACGAGTACGAAGGCTCAGGTATCGGACTTGCTCATTGTAGAAAAATTGTAGATCTGCATCAAGGTCAAATTTGGGTAGATTCGATAAATGATGAAGGTAGCACCTTCTATTTTACCATAAAAATTAAAGAACATGACTAA
- a CDS encoding sensor histidine kinase, with protein MKKSVTNDSLNPELSESIIKSIEGLAIIISLFLSFTVLLGWYFEEKQILSMIPGSATMKFNTALVFLLTGILLVIQKTKKTAILFIYYSLALIIVIIGVFTLLEYTGWSVFSIDNLFVSDKFSSKYPGRMSPATAVCSVFLGLGFITEISANNFFKKAAGFLNALIVFISILAITAYILFIPMGHKGILFQSMAIHTSLLFFLISILKILKNTKHELLPLIWGNFAGSKLIRKVLPLMILFPIIFNYLLVIAIEKELFSFDFGLIAYATIFIPLSIFYITYIALGLNKTDIEKQLVENDFRKSNRYLKQFKNGIDKAFILAITDKYGVITEVNETFCKISKYGENELIGKTHSILNSGHHDKQFFTKMWKTIRSGEIWIDEIKNKAKDGSYYWVLTAIVPFKNEDNQITEFMALRQDITDRKNAEEDRLQYLKKLEYKNKELEQFAFVASHDLQEPLRTVINFTDLLARKQKHHFDDIGIKSLDFIQEATVRMSQLIKSLLDYNRIDKNSKLSRIACNELIEEIKIDLDKKIADADATVIVNTLPTIIGYETPLRLLFQNLISNGIKFRSKEVKPYIEITARPMADGFLFMVKDNGIGISANHQEKIFEIFKRLHSKDEYDGSGIGLAHCRKIVDLHGGKIWVDSTPGSGSTFSFTIKTVYNEKKDQLHPID; from the coding sequence ATGAAAAAATCTGTTACAAATGACAGTTTAAACCCAGAACTATCTGAATCAATAATTAAAAGTATTGAAGGTTTGGCAATAATTATTAGTTTATTTTTAAGCTTCACTGTATTGCTAGGTTGGTATTTTGAGGAAAAACAAATATTAAGTATGATTCCCGGCAGTGCCACAATGAAATTTAACACGGCTTTGGTTTTTCTACTCACAGGCATATTATTAGTTATCCAAAAAACAAAAAAAACAGCAATTCTATTTATTTATTACTCATTGGCTCTAATCATTGTCATTATAGGAGTATTTACCCTATTAGAATATACCGGGTGGTCAGTATTTTCAATTGACAATTTATTTGTATCAGATAAATTTTCTTCAAAGTATCCCGGAAGAATGTCTCCGGCCACAGCAGTTTGTTCAGTATTTCTTGGGTTAGGGTTTATCACAGAAATTTCAGCTAACAATTTCTTTAAGAAAGCAGCGGGATTTTTAAATGCCTTGATCGTCTTTATTTCTATCCTTGCCATTACCGCTTACATTTTATTTATTCCAATGGGGCATAAAGGAATACTTTTTCAATCTATGGCCATTCATACTTCTCTACTGTTCTTTTTAATTTCCATTTTAAAAATTTTAAAAAATACAAAACATGAGCTTCTCCCGTTGATTTGGGGAAATTTTGCAGGTAGCAAATTGATTCGAAAGGTATTGCCATTGATGATACTCTTTCCAATTATTTTCAATTACCTTTTGGTAATTGCAATTGAAAAAGAATTATTTTCATTCGATTTTGGCTTGATTGCCTACGCTACGATTTTTATACCGTTAAGCATATTTTATATCACTTACATTGCTCTGGGATTAAATAAAACTGATATAGAAAAGCAATTGGTAGAAAATGACTTTAGAAAGAGCAATAGGTATTTAAAACAATTTAAAAATGGAATAGATAAAGCTTTTATTTTGGCAATAACCGATAAATATGGAGTGATCACTGAAGTAAACGAAACTTTCTGTAAAATTTCAAAATATGGCGAAAATGAATTGATTGGTAAAACCCATTCCATCCTAAACTCGGGTCACCATGATAAACAATTTTTTACCAAAATGTGGAAAACCATAAGGTCCGGAGAAATTTGGATTGATGAAATTAAAAATAAAGCCAAGGATGGTTCATATTATTGGGTATTAACAGCCATTGTTCCCTTTAAGAATGAAGACAATCAAATAACAGAATTTATGGCTTTAAGGCAAGATATTACTGATAGAAAAAATGCTGAGGAGGATCGGTTACAATACTTAAAAAAGCTAGAGTACAAAAACAAAGAATTAGAACAATTCGCCTTTGTCGCCAGCCATGATCTTCAAGAACCCTTGCGTACAGTTATTAATTTCACAGATCTTCTTGCCAGAAAGCAAAAACATCATTTTGATGACATTGGTATTAAAAGTCTAGATTTCATTCAAGAAGCAACAGTAAGAATGAGTCAATTAATCAAAAGCCTCTTGGACTATAACAGAATAGATAAAAACAGCAAACTTTCACGGATCGCGTGTAATGAACTCATTGAAGAAATCAAAATTGACCTTGATAAAAAAATTGCAGATGCCGATGCAACTGTTATTGTTAACACCTTACCTACAATAATAGGTTATGAAACTCCATTAAGGTTGTTATTTCAAAATTTAATTTCGAATGGGATTAAATTTAGAAGTAAAGAAGTTAAACCTTATATAGAAATAACTGCCAGACCTATGGCAGATGGTTTTTTATTTATGGTTAAAGACAATGGCATTGGAATATCTGCTAATCATCAAGAGAAAATCTTTGAAATTTTTAAGCGACTCCATAGTAAAGATGAATATGATGGCTCTGGAATAGGCCTGGCTCATTGCAGGAAAATAGTAGATTTGCATGGTGGCAAAATATGGGTAGATTCAACTCCAGGTAGCGGAAGTACTTTTAGTTTTACGATAAAAACAGTTTATAATGAGAAAAAAGATCAATTGCATCCTATTGATTGA
- a CDS encoding response regulator: MTKKVKCILLIDDDEPTNFLHKIIINDSGRAEKVVAVHSGFEALEYLEKMEGGKYPQPELIFLDINMPAMNGWEFLEEYDQLDEGKKGKIVVVMLTTSINPDDKEKALSKGFINGFFNKPLTVEMIEKVIDENF; encoded by the coding sequence ATGACTAAGAAAGTTAAATGCATACTATTGATTGATGATGATGAACCTACAAATTTTTTACATAAAATAATAATAAATGATTCAGGTCGGGCTGAAAAAGTAGTTGCCGTTCATAGTGGTTTTGAGGCGCTGGAATATTTAGAAAAAATGGAAGGCGGAAAATACCCTCAGCCAGAATTAATCTTTCTTGATATAAATATGCCGGCAATGAATGGATGGGAATTTCTCGAAGAGTATGATCAACTGGACGAAGGAAAAAAAGGTAAAATTGTAGTAGTCATGCTAACCACATCAATTAACCCCGATGATAAAGAAAAAGCATTAAGCAAAGGCTTTATTAACGGATTTTTTAATAAACCACTTACAGTTGAAATGATAGAAAAAGTTATTGATGAAAACTTTTAG
- a CDS encoding potassium/proton antiporter has protein sequence MNITIENIILIGSVLLFISIIVGKPSYRFGIPTLLLFLTIGMLAGSDGIGGIYFDNPEVAQFIGIVSLNFILFSGGLDTKWPSVKPVLKEGIVLSTLGVFLTALGLGYFVYWITDFTLFESLLLGAIVSSTDAAAVFSILRGKNLALKKNLRPTLELESGSNDPMAYVLTIAFLSLVQEPDKGIASILPLFILQMLIGGVSGLLFGKLSKWIINNIKLDFEGLYPALTIALMFITFSATNTVYGNGFLAIYICSVYLGNQNIIHKNTILRMFDGLAWLMQIVLFLTLGLLVFPTQIIPYIGIGLIISLFLIFIARPLAVFISLIPFKMKLRRRFYISWVGLRGAVPIVFATYPLLAGIEKANVIFNIVFFVALSSVLIQGTTISLVAKWLKVGLPESAKKPKLTDEFMEEHPKTILREIKIKKNTEAIGKQIVDLNFPKNAIIAMIERDDNYLMPNGSTILEVNDKLVVLTDKIENIKDVYACLNIDEG, from the coding sequence ATGAACATAACAATTGAGAATATCATATTGATAGGCTCTGTGCTATTATTTATTAGCATCATTGTCGGAAAGCCAAGTTACCGTTTTGGGATACCAACTTTATTGCTTTTCCTAACCATAGGAATGTTAGCCGGCTCAGATGGTATTGGTGGTATCTATTTTGACAATCCTGAAGTTGCTCAATTTATAGGTATTGTTTCTCTCAATTTCATCCTTTTTTCTGGTGGCTTAGACACCAAATGGCCTTCGGTCAAACCGGTTCTAAAGGAAGGCATAGTACTTTCCACACTTGGAGTCTTTTTAACAGCCCTAGGGCTGGGATATTTCGTTTATTGGATCACTGATTTCACTTTATTTGAGAGTCTGCTTTTGGGGGCGATAGTTTCTTCCACTGATGCTGCAGCAGTATTTTCGATATTAAGGGGGAAAAATCTAGCCTTGAAAAAGAATTTAAGGCCCACATTGGAATTGGAAAGCGGAAGTAATGATCCCATGGCCTATGTATTGACCATCGCATTTTTATCATTGGTACAGGAGCCTGATAAAGGTATAGCCTCAATCCTACCACTTTTTATCTTACAAATGCTTATAGGTGGTGTTTCAGGACTTCTTTTTGGTAAACTTAGCAAATGGATTATTAATAATATTAAACTTGATTTTGAAGGGCTTTATCCTGCATTGACCATTGCCTTGATGTTCATAACTTTTTCTGCTACAAATACAGTTTATGGTAATGGGTTTCTGGCCATTTATATATGTTCAGTCTACCTAGGCAACCAAAACATTATTCATAAAAACACCATACTAAGAATGTTTGATGGCTTGGCTTGGTTGATGCAAATTGTATTGTTCCTTACTCTGGGCTTACTTGTCTTCCCCACACAGATAATTCCATATATAGGCATTGGACTAATCATTTCATTATTCTTGATATTTATTGCGCGTCCGCTAGCAGTATTTATCTCTCTCATACCATTTAAAATGAAACTTCGGCGCAGGTTTTATATTTCTTGGGTGGGATTAAGGGGAGCTGTTCCTATTGTTTTTGCTACTTATCCATTACTCGCAGGTATTGAAAAAGCCAATGTAATTTTCAACATCGTCTTCTTTGTGGCGCTTAGCTCTGTTTTGATTCAGGGCACCACCATTTCCCTGGTAGCAAAATGGCTCAAAGTAGGTCTTCCGGAAAGCGCAAAAAAACCTAAACTCACCGATGAGTTTATGGAAGAACATCCCAAGACCATTTTGAGAGAGATAAAAATCAAAAAAAATACGGAGGCAATTGGGAAACAAATTGTAGATTTAAATTTCCCTAAAAACGCCATCATTGCAATGATAGAACGAGACGACAACTACCTCATGCCTAATGGATCTACCATATTGGAAGTAAATGATAAATTAGTAGTTTTAACGGATAAAATAGAAAATATAAAAGATGTATACGCTTGCCTAAATATTGATGAAGGGTAG
- a CDS encoding sulfatase family protein, whose product MNKLTSLLFCFMVLFSSCQSPRKNPNIILIMTDDQGWYDAGFNGNTLIKTPNLDLLASNGVVFNRFYSASAVCSPTRASLITGRNPLRMDIPYANTGHMKPEEITISELLEEEGYATGHFGKWHLGTLSKDVPDANRGGKATFLKDYSIPSEHGYTTFFSTESKVPTYDPMVYPKEFIEGESMRFGWRAVEQNDSTSDYGTFYWKGENQRETINLTGDDSRVIIDRVIPFINGAQEKNQPFFSTIWFHTPHLPVVTDSSFRNEYPDMKLPEQLYYGSITAMDQQIGRLWEALEKAGIAEETIIFFCSDNGPEERTPGSAGPFRGQKRSLYEGGVRVPAFMIWKNNIKGGRKIDFPAFTSDYLPTILDVLELDYPDTRPLDGVSILKAIQGEETIRQKPMGFICKPHTSWVTHQYKLIGNEDLQSFELYDLLKDPSEKNNVIDVFPEVAHTLEAELVEWHRSVQNSKSGLDY is encoded by the coding sequence ATGAATAAGTTAACTAGTCTTTTGTTTTGTTTTATGGTGCTTTTTTCATCTTGTCAAAGCCCTCGAAAGAATCCCAACATTATTTTAATTATGACAGATGACCAAGGATGGTATGATGCGGGGTTTAATGGAAATACCCTGATAAAGACGCCAAACCTTGATCTATTGGCATCCAATGGAGTTGTTTTTAATAGATTTTACTCAGCATCAGCAGTGTGCTCACCCACTAGAGCAAGTTTGATTACAGGAAGGAATCCATTAAGAATGGATATTCCTTATGCAAATACAGGTCATATGAAACCTGAAGAAATAACCATCTCAGAGTTACTTGAAGAAGAAGGATATGCAACAGGGCATTTTGGAAAATGGCATTTAGGAACATTGTCAAAAGATGTTCCTGACGCTAATCGGGGAGGAAAAGCAACGTTTCTTAAAGATTATTCAATTCCTTCAGAACATGGATATACCACATTTTTTAGTACGGAATCAAAAGTGCCCACTTATGATCCTATGGTTTATCCTAAGGAGTTTATTGAAGGAGAAAGTATGCGTTTTGGTTGGAGGGCAGTGGAACAAAATGATAGTACGAGTGATTATGGCACGTTCTATTGGAAAGGTGAAAACCAGAGAGAAACAATCAATTTAACCGGTGATGATTCACGTGTTATAATAGATAGGGTTATCCCTTTTATAAACGGAGCGCAGGAAAAGAATCAACCTTTCTTTTCAACAATTTGGTTTCATACCCCTCATTTACCGGTTGTTACTGATAGTTCATTTAGGAATGAATATCCGGATATGAAATTGCCTGAGCAATTGTATTATGGATCTATTACTGCCATGGACCAGCAAATTGGCAGGCTCTGGGAAGCATTGGAGAAGGCCGGAATTGCTGAGGAAACCATTATTTTCTTTTGCAGCGACAATGGTCCTGAAGAACGAACCCCGGGAAGTGCAGGGCCTTTTCGTGGTCAAAAAAGAAGTTTATATGAAGGAGGAGTAAGGGTTCCTGCATTTATGATTTGGAAAAATAATATTAAAGGTGGCAGAAAGATAGATTTTCCCGCATTTACAAGCGATTACCTTCCAACCATTCTGGATGTATTGGAACTTGACTATCCCGATACCAGACCACTTGATGGAGTTAGTATTTTGAAGGCCATTCAGGGGGAAGAAACCATAAGACAAAAACCTATGGGGTTTATTTGTAAACCACATACTTCTTGGGTAACACATCAATATAAACTTATCGGCAATGAGGATCTTCAATCATTTGAACTCTATGATTTGTTGAAAGATCCCTCCGAAAAGAACAATGTCATTGATGTGTTTCCGGAGGTTGCCCATACCTTAGAGGCAGAACTAGTTGAATGGCATAGGTCTGTCCAGAATAGCAAAAGTGGATTGGATTATTAA
- a CDS encoding Gfo/Idh/MocA family protein has protein sequence MNKKLNIAIIGLGFGAEFIPIYQKHPEANIYAICQRNKEKLNEIGNAFGIEKRYSDYDELLKDPEIDAVHINTPIQAHAEQSLKALRAGKHVACTVPMATTVEECRQIVEETERTGLTYMMMETVIYSREFLFVKEMYESGAMGKLQFLRASHQQEMAGWPGYWEGLPPMHYATHCVGPVLALPKAEAEYVSCFGSGRIDDKLIEKYGSPFAIESCHIKLKDSDLSAEVTRSLFNTARQYRESFDAYGSEKSFEWTLIEHEDSVVHSGEVPEKIKIPDYAHLLPEEIAPFTTSGVYDEEDNQHLSFIQGAGHGGSHPHLVHEFISALQEKRDPYPNAKQSANITCVGILAHESAMKGGEKIKLPSFTFNR, from the coding sequence ATGAATAAAAAACTAAACATTGCAATCATAGGACTGGGATTTGGTGCAGAATTTATCCCTATCTATCAAAAACATCCTGAAGCAAATATATATGCCATTTGCCAAAGGAATAAAGAAAAATTGAATGAGATAGGTAATGCATTTGGGATAGAAAAAAGATATTCTGACTATGATGAATTGCTAAAAGACCCTGAAATCGATGCGGTTCACATTAACACACCAATACAAGCACATGCAGAACAATCCCTTAAAGCCTTACGGGCCGGCAAACATGTAGCTTGTACTGTTCCCATGGCTACAACAGTGGAAGAGTGTCGTCAAATCGTGGAAGAAACCGAGCGAACGGGTCTTACTTATATGATGATGGAGACAGTAATTTATAGTCGGGAGTTCTTATTTGTTAAGGAGATGTATGAAAGTGGGGCCATGGGAAAACTTCAATTTTTGCGAGCAAGTCATCAACAAGAAATGGCAGGTTGGCCAGGCTACTGGGAAGGCCTGCCTCCCATGCATTATGCCACCCACTGTGTAGGGCCGGTATTGGCTTTACCTAAGGCAGAGGCCGAATATGTATCATGCTTTGGTTCAGGAAGGATAGATGATAAGCTGATAGAAAAATACGGCTCTCCTTTTGCCATTGAGAGTTGCCATATCAAATTAAAAGACAGTGACCTTTCTGCAGAAGTAACTCGCTCTCTTTTCAATACTGCCCGGCAGTACAGAGAGAGCTTTGATGCCTACGGATCAGAAAAATCTTTTGAATGGACATTGATTGAACACGAGGACAGCGTAGTGCATAGCGGAGAAGTCCCTGAAAAAATTAAGATCCCTGATTATGCGCATTTACTACCTGAAGAAATTGCTCCATTCACTACTTCTGGAGTATATGATGAAGAGGACAATCAACACTTATCCTTTATTCAAGGGGCAGGCCATGGAGGATCCCACCCCCACTTGGTACATGAGTTTATCAGTGCTTTGCAAGAAAAGCGGGATCCTTATCCGAATGCCAAACAATCTGCCAACATTACTTGTGTAGGTATTTTAGCGCATGAATCGGCCATGAAAGGTGGAGAAAAAATCAAACTTCCATCCTTCACTTTTAATAGATAA
- a CDS encoding response regulator: MRKKINCILLIDDDKATNFLHNEIIMETNLVERVVEVLSGYEALEYLEKMEDGKYPQPDIIFLDINMPAMSGWEFLEEYDKLDEGKKAKIVVVMLTTSVNPDDKDKAKSKGLINGFFNKPLTFEMIERVIDENF; the protein is encoded by the coding sequence ATGAGAAAAAAGATCAATTGCATCCTATTGATTGATGATGATAAAGCGACTAACTTCCTACATAATGAAATTATTATGGAAACAAATTTAGTGGAAAGGGTAGTTGAAGTATTAAGTGGATATGAAGCATTAGAGTATTTAGAAAAGATGGAAGACGGTAAATACCCTCAACCTGACATTATTTTTCTAGACATCAATATGCCTGCCATGAGCGGATGGGAATTCCTTGAGGAATATGATAAATTGGATGAAGGGAAAAAAGCTAAAATTGTGGTTGTCATGTTGACCACATCAGTCAACCCGGATGACAAAGATAAAGCAAAAAGCAAAGGATTAATCAATGGTTTTTTTAATAAACCTTTGACATTTGAAATGATAGAAAGAGTGATTGATGAAAATTTTTAA
- a CDS encoding RagB/SusD family nutrient uptake outer membrane protein, whose product MKIFKYKIQFFALLFLTIGCNDEEFLLEEPKTFYTFENIFSSESQVDQLLITMYSRVRNFRTTNYQAKGFSTDVMDAPEFRLSTTFGDYSRINPERGEFRNTYTFYYQLIATANTAIYAANLDEITFESDEKRAYTIAQARFFRAYAHGMLAELFGGVPIVTEIATEPKYDYQRATREATYQFAIDELEAILVDLPETTVQDGRIVKGAAQHYLAEFYLGLGIASTDASAYDQAIKHASDVIDGGTYALMTERFGERMNEPGKDVYWDLFRINNINYNDGNMESIWTFQVDFDAYLTEDRQSVLNYPRYYMPVYRAILGFDGVAEDAGGRGVAFYKQTPYAGDLIWEDPISANDQRGAEHNIIRTIIYNDPNFPELFGRVVPQDVIDETNAGRGWVYPIIFKLTTDQFVGLDQGENRSNLFRDDYAIRLAETILLRAEAYHRKGDNQSAANDINSIRSRAQCDVLISAGEVDIDFILDERARELFGEECRWNTLLRMGGTVAVDRIRKYAMHEITPLTLNFDYNLWPIPQSVIDRNKDVVMEQNPGWINR is encoded by the coding sequence ATGAAAATATTCAAATATAAAATTCAATTTTTCGCGCTATTGTTTTTAACAATAGGGTGTAACGATGAGGAATTCTTACTTGAGGAACCAAAAACCTTTTATACGTTTGAGAATATATTCTCTTCGGAATCTCAAGTAGATCAGCTTTTGATAACCATGTATTCCAGAGTAAGAAACTTTAGGACCACCAATTATCAGGCTAAGGGTTTTAGCACAGATGTTATGGATGCCCCGGAATTTAGGCTTTCCACAACCTTTGGTGATTACAGCAGAATCAATCCGGAAAGGGGAGAGTTCAGGAATACCTATACTTTCTATTATCAGTTGATTGCTACAGCCAATACGGCAATTTATGCTGCAAATTTAGATGAAATTACCTTTGAGTCAGACGAAAAGAGAGCTTATACCATTGCCCAAGCAAGGTTTTTCAGGGCTTATGCTCATGGTATGCTCGCAGAATTATTTGGTGGTGTGCCTATTGTTACTGAAATCGCCACAGAACCAAAGTATGATTACCAAAGGGCAACAAGGGAAGCCACTTATCAGTTTGCAATAGATGAGTTAGAAGCTATATTAGTTGACCTGCCTGAAACTACTGTTCAGGATGGTAGGATTGTAAAAGGAGCCGCTCAGCATTACCTTGCTGAGTTTTACCTTGGGTTAGGGATAGCATCCACTGATGCATCAGCTTATGATCAGGCAATAAAACATGCTTCTGATGTGATAGATGGAGGAACCTATGCCTTAATGACAGAACGCTTCGGTGAACGAATGAATGAACCGGGGAAAGATGTTTATTGGGATTTGTTCCGGATAAACAACATCAATTATAATGATGGGAATATGGAAAGTATTTGGACTTTTCAGGTAGATTTTGATGCCTATCTGACAGAAGATAGGCAATCGGTTTTAAATTACCCAAGGTACTATATGCCGGTTTACAGGGCCATTCTTGGATTTGACGGGGTGGCAGAAGATGCAGGAGGTAGAGGTGTTGCTTTTTATAAACAAACTCCCTATGCCGGGGATTTGATTTGGGAGGATCCGATTTCAGCCAATGACCAAAGAGGAGCTGAACACAATATAATTCGGACAATAATATACAATGACCCTAATTTTCCAGAATTGTTTGGTAGAGTAGTTCCTCAAGATGTAATTGATGAAACAAATGCCGGGCGTGGTTGGGTTTATCCTATAATTTTTAAGCTTACTACGGATCAATTTGTTGGATTGGATCAAGGTGAAAATAGGAGTAATTTATTTAGGGATGATTATGCAATACGTCTGGCAGAAACCATATTGCTACGTGCAGAGGCCTATCATAGAAAAGGGGATAACCAAAGCGCAGCCAATGATATCAATAGCATTAGGTCTAGGGCCCAGTGTGATGTGTTGATTTCTGCTGGTGAGGTTGATATTGATTTTATTCTTGATGAAAGAGCCAGAGAGCTATTTGGGGAAGAGTGCAGGTGGAATACCTTATTACGCATGGGTGGTACTGTGGCGGTGGATCGCATAAGAAAATATGCGATGCACGAAATTACACCTTTGACACTGAACTTTGATTATAACTTGTGGCCAATACCACAAAGTGTGATTGATAGAAATAAAGATGTGGTTATGGAGCAAAACCCTGGTTGGATAAACAGATAA